The Streptomyces sp. JB150 genomic interval GAGGATGGCGTCCGGATCGCGCACGTCCGCCTGGAGGTACTCGGTGGCACCCTCCGGGGTACCGCGCAGCAGGGCCGCCGCGTGAGCGAGCACGATCGGGTCGTTGTCGCAGTAGACGACCCGGCTGTCGGGTGCGATGCCCTGGGCGATCTGATGGAGGTTCGGCTCGGTCGGGATGCCGGAGCCGACGTCCAGGAACTGCCGTACGCCCTGCCCGACGAGCCAGCGGGTGGCCCGGTGCATGAACGCGCGGTTGACGCGCGCCATCACCGGCACCCGCGGGTCGAGGGCCAGCATCTGCCGGCCCATCTCCTCGTCGACGGGGTAGTTGTCCTTGCCGCCGAGATACCAGTCGTACATCCGCGCGGGATGCGGCTTGGCGGTGTCGATCCGGATGGCACCGGCAGGGTCCTGCCCGGTCATACGGCACTCCGTAAGCGTCCGGCGGCGCACCGGGCGCCGCGCTGAGTAGTCAAGTTTTCGTACCGGTCCGTGAGGGCGAGTCGGGCTGAGACGTCACGCAGAGACAGACAGAAACAGGCAGGAAGAGCCAGAGACAGAAGACGGAAGACGGAGACAGAAGCTGAAAAGCAATCAGGCCACCGGGGCCGGCTCACGACAGCAGGAAGTCCGCCACCCCCGCCTTGGCCCCCTCGATGAACGCCGTCATCTCGTCGGTGGTGTAGATCAGCGCCGGCCCGTCGGGGTCGGTGGACTGCCGGACGGCGATCCGGCCGTCGGCGAGCTTCATCGCCTCCAGGCAGTTGCCCCCGTTGCCACCGCTCCACGGCTTGTGCCAGCCCTCGCTGCCCAGCTCCCGCGCGGGCATGCCGTTGTAGATCCGCTCCGCGCGGACTCTCGGCTGGGGCTGGGACGTGATGCGATCCATTACAGCTCCTTGCGGAGATCCCGCAGGATCTCCTTCGTGCGTTGTGCCGTGGCGGCCTGCGCCGCCATGCGGTCCATGACCTCCAGGTGGGTCGCCACCTCGGCGCGCGCGTCGAGGTAGACGGCGCCGGTCAGGTACTCGCTGTAGACCATGTCCGGGAGTTCGGGCATGGCGAACCGGAACAGC includes:
- a CDS encoding SAM-dependent methyltransferase encodes the protein MTGQDPAGAIRIDTAKPHPARMYDWYLGGKDNYPVDEEMGRQMLALDPRVPVMARVNRAFMHRATRWLVGQGVRQFLDVGSGIPTEPNLHQIAQGIAPDSRVVYCDNDPIVLAHAAALLRGTPEGATEYLQADVRDPDAILDGARKVLDFGRPVALCLVALLHFVPDEDGAHDLVRRLLAELPSGSHLVITHATADFTPQESAAATAKLKAAGVTLALRSRAEFTRFFDGLDLVEPGVAVVNEWRPELGEPVPGEEDGVIPGYGAVGRKP
- a CDS encoding DUF397 domain-containing protein; translated protein: MDRITSQPQPRVRAERIYNGMPARELGSEGWHKPWSGGNGGNCLEAMKLADGRIAVRQSTDPDGPALIYTTDEMTAFIEGAKAGVADFLLS